One window of the Amycolatopsis mediterranei genome contains the following:
- the dhaM gene encoding dihydroxyacetone kinase phosphoryl donor subunit DhaM — MSVGIVLVSHSAKLAEGLAELAAQMAPDVTILPAGGLSDGSIGTDYDEVVAATQRADSGDGVVLLYDLGSAQMTAELAVESLADPSAAVVADGPLVEGAIAAAVAAQAGQDRKAVAEAAAAAGLPEDLAPAEAPADSAEIELELHNEVGLHARPAAVLVRTLSEFDAEVTVRLGDQEADGHSVLALMSLGARQGDRIRVRARGPQASAALEKAKELVDGNFGE; from the coding sequence GTGAGCGTGGGAATCGTGCTCGTGTCGCACAGTGCGAAGCTCGCCGAAGGCCTGGCCGAGCTGGCCGCCCAGATGGCGCCGGACGTCACCATCCTCCCGGCAGGCGGCCTCTCCGACGGCTCGATCGGCACGGACTACGACGAGGTCGTCGCCGCCACCCAGCGCGCCGACTCCGGCGACGGCGTCGTGCTGCTCTACGACCTGGGCAGCGCGCAGATGACGGCCGAGCTCGCCGTCGAATCACTGGCCGACCCCTCGGCCGCGGTCGTCGCGGACGGCCCGCTGGTCGAGGGCGCGATCGCGGCGGCGGTCGCCGCGCAGGCGGGGCAGGACCGCAAGGCGGTGGCCGAGGCCGCCGCGGCGGCCGGCCTCCCCGAGGACCTGGCCCCGGCCGAGGCTCCGGCCGATTCCGCCGAAATCGAACTGGAGCTGCACAACGAGGTCGGGCTGCACGCCCGGCCCGCCGCGGTGCTGGTGCGCACGCTCAGCGAGTTCGACGCCGAGGTGACGGTCCGGCTCGGCGATCAGGAGGCCGACGGACACAGCGTCCTGGCCCTGATGTCGCTCGGCGCGCGCCAGGGCGACCGGATCCGCGTGCGAGCGCGCGGGCCGCAGGCTTCCGCCGCGCTGGAGAAGGCGAAGGAGCTGGTGGACGGCAATTTCGGCGAGTGA
- a CDS encoding trans-sulfuration enzyme family protein: MTSSLRTRAVHAGRDDLTDLGVHAAPLDLSTTYPSRDSAAEAARIDAFAAGAELDGPPIYGRVGNPTVERFERALAELEGFDHGVAFASGMAAVSACLLSAVAQGKRHVVAVRPLYGCSDHLLESGLLGTEVTWAAPGAVTAALRPDTGLVFVETPANPTLAEADIAELARACGDVPLLVDNTFATPVLQRPGRHGARLVLHSATKFLGGHGDVMGGIVACDAPEAARLRQIRFATGGVLHPLAGYLLLRGLSTLPLRVNAASATAATLASRLREHPAVTAVHYPRIGGPLVAFEVGGDPHALIAAVRLITPAVSLGSVDTLIQHPGSISHRIVDEGDRQSAGVSDQLIRMSVGLEDVEDLWADLEQALKVG, encoded by the coding sequence ATGACTTCCTCGCTGCGCACGCGGGCCGTCCACGCCGGCCGTGACGATCTCACGGACCTCGGCGTGCACGCCGCTCCGCTCGACCTGTCCACGACCTACCCGTCCCGCGACAGTGCCGCCGAAGCCGCCCGGATCGACGCCTTCGCCGCCGGCGCCGAGCTCGACGGCCCGCCGATCTACGGGCGGGTGGGCAACCCGACCGTCGAACGGTTCGAGCGCGCGCTCGCCGAGCTCGAAGGCTTCGACCACGGCGTCGCGTTCGCCAGCGGCATGGCCGCCGTCTCGGCCTGCCTGCTTTCCGCGGTGGCGCAAGGGAAACGGCACGTCGTCGCGGTGCGCCCGCTCTACGGCTGCAGTGACCACCTGCTCGAGTCCGGGCTGCTCGGCACGGAGGTCACCTGGGCCGCACCCGGCGCCGTCACCGCCGCGCTGCGGCCGGACACCGGGCTGGTGTTCGTCGAGACGCCGGCGAACCCGACCCTGGCCGAGGCGGACATCGCCGAGCTGGCCCGTGCTTGTGGCGACGTGCCTCTCCTGGTGGACAACACGTTCGCCACCCCGGTCCTGCAGCGCCCCGGCCGCCACGGCGCCCGGCTGGTGCTGCACAGCGCGACGAAGTTCCTCGGCGGCCACGGCGACGTGATGGGCGGGATCGTCGCGTGCGACGCGCCGGAAGCCGCCCGGCTGCGCCAGATCCGCTTCGCCACCGGCGGCGTGCTGCACCCGCTCGCCGGATACCTGTTGCTGCGCGGGCTTTCCACGCTGCCGCTGCGCGTCAACGCCGCCTCCGCGACCGCGGCGACGCTGGCGTCACGGCTCCGCGAGCACCCGGCCGTGACCGCCGTCCACTACCCGCGGATCGGCGGCCCGCTGGTGGCGTTCGAGGTCGGCGGCGACCCGCACGCCCTGATCGCGGCGGTCCGGCTGATCACGCCGGCCGTCAGCCTCGGCAGCGTCGACACGCTGATCCAGCACCCGGGCTCGATCAGCCACCGGATCGTCGACGAGGGCGACCGCCAAAGCGCCGGCGTGTCCGACCAGCTGATCCGGATGTCCGTCGGTTTGGAGGACGTCGAGGATCTGTGGGCCGATCTGGAGCAGGCGCTGAAGGTCGGCTGA
- a CDS encoding AAA family ATPase codes for MTSTPERIVVVGVTGSGKSTLAARIAERTGLPYHPADDICWQPGWVGTPDEEQRRRIAEVCAQERWVLDAVYNSWQDLVLPRTQLVVGLDYPRWLSLGRLVRRTLVRTVTRKRICNGNVESVRQVFSADSIVRWHFRSFARKRARIRAWAVESPGPVVVRLTSPRETRRWLESL; via the coding sequence GTGACCTCGACGCCTGAGCGCATCGTCGTCGTCGGCGTGACGGGCTCGGGCAAGTCGACGCTCGCGGCCCGGATCGCCGAGCGCACCGGCCTGCCCTACCACCCCGCGGACGACATCTGCTGGCAGCCGGGCTGGGTCGGCACTCCTGACGAAGAACAGCGGCGCCGGATCGCCGAGGTGTGCGCGCAGGAGCGCTGGGTCCTCGACGCCGTCTACAACTCGTGGCAGGACCTCGTCCTGCCCCGCACGCAGCTGGTCGTGGGCCTCGACTACCCGCGCTGGCTTTCGCTGGGCCGCCTGGTGCGCCGGACGCTGGTGCGGACGGTGACACGCAAGCGGATCTGCAACGGGAACGTCGAGTCGGTGCGCCAGGTGTTCTCCGCCGACTCGATCGTCCGCTGGCACTTCAGGTCGTTCGCGCGCAAGCGGGCCCGCATCCGGGCGTGGGCCGTCGAGTCGCCCGGCCCGGTCGTCGTCCGGCTGACGTCCCCGCGCGAGACCCGCCGGTGGCTCGAGAGCCTCTGA
- a CDS encoding 3-hydroxyacyl-CoA dehydrogenase family protein — protein sequence MVRDISTVGVVGLGTMGAGIAEVLARSGLDVVTVELDEAGVARGRGHLEHSTERALSGGKLDAPGRAALLDRIHYSTSLSDLSEVDLVIEAIPESLELKAEVFAELDKITRPEVVFASNTSSLSITEIGVHTARPGKVVGMHFFNPAPVLKLVEIVKTVVTEPDVVAEVVEFAERLGKVPVVIGDRAGFIANALLFGYLNHAVRMYEQRYATREDLDAAMRFGCGYPMGPLALLDLIGLDTANEILDTMYHQSRNRLHAPAPLLKQMITAGLLGRKTGRGFYTYDAPDSPTVVSSGVVSTVEGVPPRPVARVGVVGTGTMATGIAEVFAKRGLDVVLRARSLEKAQASVARVKKSLDKAVVKGKLSEEDAAAALARITPVTDFEALADVDLVIEAVAEELPVKQAVFAALDEVVRPGAVLATTTSSLPVIECAASTSRPSDVVGLHFFNPAPVMKLVEVVSTIATAPDVVATASAVCKAVGKHAVHCGDRAGFIVNALLFPYLNDAVKMLEAHYAGANDIDTAMKVGCGLPMGPFELLDVVGLDVSLAIQRTLYNEFREEGFAPAPLLEHLVTAGRLGRKTGKGFKDY from the coding sequence ATGGTGCGGGACATTTCGACGGTCGGTGTGGTCGGCCTGGGCACCATGGGGGCCGGGATCGCCGAAGTGCTCGCGCGCAGCGGACTCGACGTCGTCACGGTCGAACTCGACGAAGCGGGCGTCGCGCGCGGCCGCGGCCACCTCGAGCACTCCACCGAACGGGCGCTCTCCGGCGGCAAGCTGGACGCGCCCGGGCGGGCGGCGCTGCTGGACCGGATCCACTACAGCACGTCGCTGTCGGATCTGTCCGAAGTGGATCTGGTGATCGAGGCGATCCCGGAGAGCCTCGAGCTGAAGGCCGAGGTCTTCGCCGAGCTGGACAAGATCACCCGGCCCGAAGTGGTCTTCGCGTCCAACACGTCTTCGCTGTCGATCACCGAGATCGGCGTGCACACCGCGCGGCCCGGCAAGGTCGTCGGCATGCACTTCTTCAACCCGGCGCCGGTGCTGAAGCTCGTCGAGATCGTCAAGACGGTGGTGACCGAGCCGGACGTGGTCGCCGAAGTCGTCGAGTTCGCCGAGCGGCTGGGCAAGGTGCCGGTGGTGATCGGCGACCGCGCCGGGTTCATCGCCAACGCGCTGCTCTTCGGTTACCTCAACCACGCGGTGCGGATGTACGAGCAGCGCTACGCCACCCGCGAGGACCTCGACGCCGCGATGCGCTTCGGCTGCGGCTACCCGATGGGCCCGCTCGCGCTGCTCGACCTGATCGGGCTGGACACCGCGAACGAAATCCTCGACACGATGTACCACCAGTCCCGCAACCGCCTGCACGCGCCCGCGCCGCTGCTCAAGCAGATGATCACGGCGGGTCTGCTGGGCCGCAAGACCGGCCGGGGCTTCTACACCTACGACGCCCCGGACTCGCCCACCGTGGTCTCCTCCGGTGTCGTGTCCACAGTGGAGGGTGTCCCGCCACGCCCGGTGGCGCGGGTCGGCGTGGTCGGCACCGGCACGATGGCCACCGGCATCGCGGAGGTGTTCGCCAAGCGCGGCCTCGACGTCGTGCTGCGCGCCCGGAGCCTCGAGAAGGCGCAGGCGTCGGTGGCTCGCGTCAAGAAGTCACTCGACAAGGCCGTGGTCAAGGGCAAACTGTCCGAAGAGGACGCCGCGGCGGCACTGGCGCGGATCACCCCGGTGACCGACTTCGAGGCACTGGCCGACGTCGACCTGGTCATCGAAGCGGTGGCCGAGGAATTGCCGGTCAAGCAGGCGGTGTTCGCGGCGCTGGACGAAGTGGTCCGCCCGGGCGCGGTCCTGGCGACGACGACGTCTTCGCTGCCGGTGATCGAGTGCGCCGCCTCGACGTCCCGGCCGTCCGACGTGGTCGGCCTCCACTTCTTCAACCCGGCCCCCGTGATGAAGCTGGTCGAGGTGGTGTCGACGATCGCGACGGCCCCGGACGTGGTGGCAACGGCGAGCGCGGTCTGCAAGGCGGTGGGCAAGCACGCGGTGCACTGCGGCGACCGCGCGGGCTTCATCGTCAACGCGCTGCTGTTCCCGTACCTCAACGACGCGGTGAAGATGCTTGAAGCCCACTACGCGGGCGCGAACGACATCGACACGGCCATGAAGGTCGGCTGCGGCCTGCCGATGGGCCCGTTCGAGCTGCTGGACGTCGTCGGCCTCGACGTCTCCCTGGCCATCCAGCGGACGCTGTACAACGAGTTCCGCGAGGAAGGCTTCGCGCCGGCGCCGCTGTTGGAGCACCTGGTGACCGCGGGGCGGCTGGGCCGGAAGACCGGGAAGGGCTTCAAGGACTACTGA
- the dhaK gene encoding dihydroxyacetone kinase subunit DhaK — protein sequence MKKIINDPANVVAESLRGLAAAHADILRVQYEPDVVIRADAPVAGKVAVISGGGSGHEPLHGGFVGQGMLAAAVPGAVFTSPTPDAVQAAVTATTGEAGALLIVKNYTGDVLNFETAAELAAAEGLEVRSVVIDDDVAVKDSTYTAGRRGVGGTVLLEKITGAAAERGDSLDAVTALAQKVIGQVRSIGVALTAPTVPHAGTPSFDLDENEIEFGIGIHGEPGRERIPAEPADELVARMVEAVVSDLPFASGDRVLLFTNSMGGTPLVELYLAHGIAERLLADRGIVVERRLVGPYITSLEMQGMSLTLLKLDDELTELWDAPVNTAALRWAL from the coding sequence GTGAAGAAGATCATCAACGATCCGGCGAACGTGGTCGCCGAGTCGCTGCGGGGGCTCGCCGCCGCGCACGCCGACATCCTCCGCGTCCAGTACGAGCCGGACGTCGTGATCAGAGCCGACGCGCCGGTCGCGGGCAAGGTCGCCGTCATCTCCGGTGGCGGGTCCGGGCACGAACCGCTGCACGGCGGCTTCGTCGGCCAGGGCATGCTCGCCGCCGCGGTCCCCGGCGCGGTGTTCACCTCGCCGACGCCGGACGCGGTGCAGGCCGCGGTCACCGCGACCACCGGCGAAGCGGGCGCGCTGCTCATCGTGAAGAACTACACCGGCGACGTGCTGAACTTCGAGACGGCCGCCGAGCTCGCCGCCGCCGAGGGCCTCGAGGTGCGCAGCGTCGTGATCGACGACGACGTCGCGGTCAAGGACTCGACGTACACCGCGGGCCGCCGCGGGGTGGGCGGCACCGTGCTGCTGGAGAAGATCACCGGCGCCGCCGCCGAGCGCGGCGACTCGCTCGACGCCGTCACCGCGCTGGCGCAGAAGGTGATCGGCCAGGTCCGGTCGATCGGCGTCGCCCTCACCGCGCCGACCGTGCCGCACGCCGGCACCCCCAGCTTCGACCTCGACGAGAACGAGATCGAGTTCGGCATCGGCATCCACGGCGAGCCCGGCCGCGAGCGGATCCCGGCCGAGCCGGCCGACGAGCTGGTGGCACGGATGGTCGAGGCGGTCGTTTCGGACCTGCCGTTCGCCTCGGGCGACCGCGTGCTGCTGTTCACCAATTCGATGGGCGGCACCCCGCTCGTCGAGCTCTACCTGGCCCACGGCATCGCCGAGCGGCTGCTGGCCGACCGGGGGATCGTGGTCGAACGCCGGCTGGTCGGCCCGTACATCACCAGCCTCGAGATGCAGGGGATGAGCTTGACGTTGCTCAAACTGGACGACGAGCTGACCGAGCTCTGGGACGCACCGGTCAACACCGCGGCCCTGCGGTGGGCGCTCTGA
- a CDS encoding DUF3558 domain-containing protein, translated as MFPDVRRRRLPKLFLLVTALALPLTACGPDLGKSNFARTTVPAAAGSGQVADGPITDAAVAADVLRTIQPCQFLTKAALGARGLGTVENDPSPSSIAFDTCSNKVKDPGGKEIRFELEIGSTVAPRADKTAGVVGGLPLRVNKTGDTDCTVAAMTALNPDVALTVSVTYTGDPCRPGQAFVDSVVRTLHNSPEKYSTPTGTVLTADPCAMADTAAVTAAVPAAKPAPSGLHSCEWRDRGPAVTVGFRPGLPPLVGDGYSKVDLGNGVTGFQKQASGGSARCQVEWQHRPWQGDDVELAQVDYQGYADNDSDPCGKAVAVAKNVVTKLPQP; from the coding sequence GTGTTCCCCGACGTTCGGCGCCGCCGTCTCCCGAAGCTGTTCCTGCTGGTCACCGCGCTCGCGCTGCCCCTGACGGCGTGCGGCCCGGACCTCGGCAAGTCCAACTTCGCCCGGACGACGGTGCCCGCGGCGGCCGGCTCCGGCCAGGTCGCCGACGGCCCGATCACCGACGCCGCCGTGGCGGCGGATGTGCTCCGCACGATCCAGCCGTGCCAGTTCCTGACGAAGGCCGCCCTCGGCGCCCGGGGCCTCGGTACGGTCGAGAACGATCCGTCGCCGTCGTCCATCGCCTTCGACACCTGCAGCAACAAGGTGAAGGACCCGGGCGGCAAGGAGATCCGGTTCGAGCTCGAGATCGGCAGCACGGTGGCGCCGCGGGCCGACAAGACGGCCGGGGTGGTCGGCGGGCTGCCGCTGCGCGTGAACAAGACGGGCGACACCGACTGCACCGTCGCGGCGATGACGGCGCTGAACCCGGACGTGGCGCTCACGGTGTCGGTCACCTACACCGGTGATCCCTGCCGTCCCGGCCAGGCGTTCGTCGACTCCGTCGTCCGGACGCTGCACAACTCGCCGGAGAAGTACTCGACGCCCACGGGCACGGTGCTGACCGCCGATCCGTGCGCGATGGCCGACACCGCGGCGGTGACCGCGGCCGTGCCGGCGGCGAAGCCCGCGCCCTCGGGCCTGCACTCGTGCGAGTGGCGGGACCGGGGCCCGGCGGTGACGGTCGGGTTCCGGCCGGGCCTGCCGCCGCTGGTCGGCGACGGTTACTCCAAGGTGGACCTCGGCAACGGCGTGACCGGCTTCCAGAAGCAGGCGAGCGGGGGTTCGGCGCGGTGCCAGGTCGAGTGGCAGCACCGGCCGTGGCAGGGCGACGACGTCGAACTGGCCCAGGTGGACTACCAGGGCTATGCCGACAACGACAGCGATCCGTGCGGCAAGGCGGTGGCCGTCGCGAAGAACGTGGTCACCAAGCTCCCGCAACCCTGA
- a CDS encoding FmdB family zinc ribbon protein produces MPTYAYRCRECTETFELLRPMSESSAPAACPEGHADTVKLLTTVALTGAASGPAAPAGGGCCGGGCCG; encoded by the coding sequence ATGCCGACCTACGCCTACCGCTGCCGCGAGTGCACCGAGACCTTCGAGCTCCTGCGCCCGATGAGCGAATCCAGTGCGCCGGCGGCCTGCCCGGAGGGCCACGCCGACACCGTCAAGCTGCTCACCACGGTCGCCCTCACCGGGGCCGCGAGCGGTCCCGCGGCCCCGGCCGGCGGCGGCTGCTGCGGTGGCGGCTGCTGCGGCTGA
- a CDS encoding LLM class flavin-dependent oxidoreductase has protein sequence MKIGVNVPNFGPGTDPGVLRAWAQTVEGLGYDLLMVSDHVAITPDVAGQYPAPFYEPFTTLSWLAGVTQRVRLGTTVLVVPYRHPLLVARMAANLHELSGGRLVLGAGIGWAKQEFDALGVPFEQRGKLTGEYLRTIRAAWAERDDYRVDPIPLWLGGHSDAGLRRAVELGDAWHPLRLTMAGFRETLGRLEKLAGDRPLPAFAPRILLRVTAAPVTGPERRAGEGTLEQVIDDLAQLRAMGADTVVLDPFDSDPAETLRPEVAWRDLAAVAASWKENR, from the coding sequence GTGAAGATCGGCGTGAACGTCCCCAACTTCGGGCCCGGCACGGACCCGGGCGTGCTGCGCGCCTGGGCGCAGACGGTGGAGGGGCTGGGCTACGACCTGCTGATGGTGTCCGACCACGTCGCCATCACGCCGGACGTCGCCGGGCAGTACCCCGCGCCGTTCTACGAGCCGTTCACGACGTTGTCGTGGCTGGCCGGAGTCACGCAGCGGGTGCGGCTGGGCACCACCGTGCTGGTGGTGCCGTACCGGCATCCGCTGCTGGTGGCGCGGATGGCGGCGAACCTGCACGAGCTGAGCGGCGGCCGGCTCGTGCTCGGCGCCGGGATCGGCTGGGCGAAGCAGGAGTTCGACGCGCTGGGGGTGCCGTTCGAGCAGCGGGGCAAGCTCACCGGCGAGTACCTGCGGACGATCCGCGCGGCGTGGGCCGAGCGCGACGACTACCGCGTGGATCCGATCCCGCTGTGGCTGGGCGGGCACAGCGACGCCGGGCTGCGCCGGGCGGTGGAGCTCGGCGACGCGTGGCACCCGCTGCGGCTGACGATGGCCGGGTTCCGGGAAACGCTGGGGCGCTTGGAAAAGCTGGCGGGCGACCGGCCGCTACCCGCGTTCGCGCCACGGATCCTGCTGCGCGTGACGGCGGCGCCGGTGACCGGGCCGGAGCGGCGGGCCGGCGAAGGAACGCTCGAGCAGGTCATCGACGATCTGGCGCAGTTGCGGGCGATGGGGGCGGACACCGTCGTGCTCGACCCGTTCGACTCGGACCCGGCCGAAACGCTGCGCCCGGAGGTGGCGTGGCGAGACCTCGCGGCGGTGGCCGCGTCCTGGAAGGAGAACCGGTGA
- a CDS encoding Lrp/AsnC family transcriptional regulator: MSDSVELSPVDLEILRLLQNDARVTNKDLAAAVGIAPSTCLDRVARLRDTGVITGQHASVDAAKLGRPLEAFLFVQVRPHRRPLVDPFIEHLLSLPEVRAVYHLTGPDDFLAHVATSSAGELQRLVLDELTARDEVARVHTNLVFQHWSGGPLLPPGT; encoded by the coding sequence ATGTCCGATTCTGTCGAACTGAGTCCGGTGGATCTCGAAATCCTGCGGCTGCTGCAGAACGATGCCCGGGTCACCAACAAGGACCTGGCGGCCGCGGTCGGCATCGCGCCGTCGACGTGCCTGGACCGCGTCGCCCGGCTGCGGGACACCGGCGTGATCACCGGCCAGCACGCGTCGGTCGACGCGGCGAAGCTCGGGCGGCCGCTGGAGGCCTTCCTGTTCGTCCAGGTCCGCCCGCACCGGCGGCCGCTGGTCGACCCGTTCATCGAGCACCTGCTCTCCCTGCCGGAGGTGCGGGCGGTCTACCACCTGACCGGGCCGGACGACTTCCTCGCGCACGTCGCGACCAGCTCCGCCGGGGAGCTGCAGCGGCTGGTCCTCGACGAGCTGACCGCGCGGGACGAGGTCGCCCGGGTCCACACCAACCTGGTGTTCCAGCACTGGAGCGGCGGTCCGCTGCTGCCGCCGGGCACCTGA
- a CDS encoding Lrp/AsnC family transcriptional regulator, with amino-acid sequence MTESLDPTDWAILAELQRDARLPLTELGRRVNLSASAATERLRRLETAGVISGYRAEIDLAKVGYPVLAVVRLKYPGSRHEPLHTLLGERSEILECLRTTGDDCYTLKIAAASMAHLEHTMDELAQFGSTTTNVVYSQTLPYRGPREPARDLDA; translated from the coding sequence ATGACCGAGAGTCTCGATCCGACGGACTGGGCCATCCTGGCCGAGCTCCAGCGCGACGCCCGGTTGCCGCTCACCGAGCTCGGCCGCCGGGTGAACCTCAGCGCGTCCGCGGCGACCGAACGGCTCCGGCGGCTCGAGACCGCCGGCGTGATCAGCGGCTACCGCGCGGAAATCGACCTCGCCAAGGTCGGCTACCCGGTGCTCGCCGTGGTCCGGCTCAAGTACCCGGGCAGCCGCCACGAGCCGCTGCACACGCTGCTCGGCGAGCGCTCCGAGATCCTCGAATGCCTGCGCACCACCGGCGACGACTGCTACACGCTCAAGATCGCCGCGGCCTCCATGGCCCACCTCGAGCACACCATGGACGAGCTCGCGCAGTTCGGCAGCACCACCACGAACGTCGTCTACAGCCAGACATTGCCCTACCGCGGACCGCGGGAGCCCGCCCGTGACCTCGACGCCTGA
- the tsaA gene encoding tRNA (N6-threonylcarbamoyladenosine(37)-N6)-methyltransferase TrmO produces the protein MTSYQVRPVAHIESPLTDRSAAPKQGDEGAPPSRVVFAPEFTPAAADLRPGDRLILLTWLHEADRDVQAVHPRGDRDRPSTGVFSTRSPDRPNPIGLHTVTVTAIEGAALTVTGSEAIDGTPVLDVKPVLGEVAER, from the coding sequence GTGACGAGTTACCAGGTGCGCCCGGTGGCGCACATCGAGTCGCCCCTGACGGACCGCTCGGCGGCCCCGAAGCAGGGCGACGAGGGCGCGCCGCCGTCCCGGGTGGTCTTCGCCCCGGAGTTCACCCCGGCGGCGGCCGACCTGCGGCCGGGCGACCGCCTGATCCTCCTGACCTGGCTGCACGAGGCGGACCGCGACGTCCAGGCGGTCCACCCCCGCGGCGACCGCGACCGCCCGAGCACCGGCGTGTTCTCGACGCGCTCGCCGGACCGCCCGAACCCGATCGGCCTCCACACGGTCACGGTGACGGCGATCGAGGGCGCCGCGCTCACGGTCACGGGCTCGGAAGCCATCGACGGCACCCCGGTGCTCGACGTGAAACCGGTCCTCGGCGAGGTGGCCGAGCGCTGA
- a CDS encoding nucleoside deaminase, producing the protein MKDTEETLLRRAIELAREAREEHGNPPFGSLLADADGKILAEDRNTSLTDNDITAHPELKLARWAAQNLDPETAAATTMFTSTQPCGMCTGAIERSGLGRVVYALSTEQFLTLRPPVTWGYESEGPALFDEARVPVEGYYR; encoded by the coding sequence GTGAAGGACACCGAAGAAACCCTGCTGCGGCGGGCGATCGAGCTCGCCCGCGAAGCGCGCGAGGAACACGGCAACCCGCCGTTCGGCTCCCTGCTGGCCGACGCCGACGGCAAGATCCTGGCCGAAGACCGCAACACCTCGCTGACCGACAACGACATCACGGCCCACCCGGAACTGAAGCTGGCCCGCTGGGCGGCGCAGAACCTGGACCCGGAGACCGCGGCGGCCACGACGATGTTCACCAGCACGCAGCCGTGCGGGATGTGCACCGGCGCGATCGAGCGGTCCGGGCTCGGCCGCGTCGTCTACGCGCTGTCGACGGAACAGTTCCTCACGCTGCGGCCGCCGGTCACCTGGGGGTACGAGTCGGAGGGCCCGGCGCTGTTCGACGAGGCCCGCGTGCCGGTCGAGGGCTATTACCGGTGA
- the dhaL gene encoding dihydroxyacetone kinase subunit DhaL, giving the protein MACTADGVAAAVRAAAAVVAEHRAELIDLDRAIGDGDHGENLNRGFAAVVAALDSAVPDTPGGVLKLVATTLISKVGGAAGPLYGTAFLRASAKLGPAAELDVPALLDALRAGLEGVQARGKAVAGDATMVDALIPAVAAAEKAAGDGGDVAALLTAAADAADTGAESTVDLVPRKGRASYLGERAVGHLDPGARSSALLLRAFAEAAR; this is encoded by the coding sequence ATGGCCTGCACGGCCGACGGGGTCGCGGCGGCGGTGCGGGCCGCCGCGGCGGTGGTCGCCGAGCACCGCGCGGAACTGATCGACCTCGACCGCGCGATCGGCGACGGCGACCACGGCGAGAACCTGAACCGCGGCTTCGCGGCCGTCGTCGCGGCGCTGGATTCCGCTGTTCCGGACACCCCCGGCGGCGTGCTGAAGCTCGTCGCGACGACGTTGATCTCCAAGGTCGGCGGAGCCGCGGGCCCGTTGTACGGCACGGCTTTCCTGCGTGCCTCGGCCAAGCTGGGCCCGGCCGCCGAGCTCGACGTCCCGGCGCTGCTCGACGCGTTGCGCGCGGGCCTCGAAGGTGTCCAGGCCCGCGGCAAGGCCGTGGCCGGCGACGCGACCATGGTCGACGCCCTGATCCCCGCGGTCGCGGCCGCGGAGAAGGCGGCCGGGGACGGCGGGGACGTCGCCGCGTTGCTGACCGCGGCGGCCGACGCGGCCGACACCGGTGCCGAGTCCACAGTGGACCTGGTGCCGCGGAAGGGCCGGGCGTCCTACCTCGGCGAGCGCGCGGTCGGCCACCTCGATCCCGGCGCCCGGTCGTCGGCGCTGCTGCTGCGCGCGTTCGCGGAGGCCGCCCGGTGA